A stretch of the Flavobacterium sp. 5 genome encodes the following:
- a CDS encoding RagB/SusD family nutrient uptake outer membrane protein, with the protein MKNTYLYIFCLSLLCLSSCSLETEPLTQQTDTNFYKTTADAVSALAGCYDGLQVATGASGKGIPVISEIMSDDCFGGTGASDGYDYAAIDEFDITRAPSEVDMLNTNWIAYYKAIYRCNVFLMKMDQIDWKGDTALRNTYESETKFIRAYIYFEMVRLWGYVPLLTVPSAQNIPQADPDEVYKVIAEDLVFASNNLPSTGYSATVNGHATKWAAKSLLGRVYLYYTGYYGKNDLVGVVTKAQALGHLEDVITSSGHGLVDDFSTLWPAASVANYAGESNKENVFSIKYTYTSDYNGNIDGNAWMIMFGMREFSSYPYAHGWGVTVNSKLWNAYDVNDTRRVATVIGVAEENIPFDKLNSQREYTGYYNKKYSPMIDENGIELPIKMGSAFWDISQFQDYTVIRYADVLLMAAELGSGNAQAYFDEVRQRAYKASFTTLPVTQDNIMKERQLEFALEGVRYWDLLRQGIGIASSTIAETTTLLSGGVAGTKTITAAKIQATKGLQQIPNTQITLSGGVLKQNAGW; encoded by the coding sequence ATGAAAAATACATATTTATATATTTTCTGTTTGAGTTTATTGTGCCTGAGTTCTTGTAGTTTAGAAACAGAACCTCTAACGCAACAAACAGATACAAACTTTTACAAAACTACAGCTGATGCTGTTTCAGCATTAGCAGGTTGTTATGATGGATTACAAGTAGCTACAGGTGCTAGCGGAAAGGGAATTCCAGTGATCAGTGAAATAATGTCTGATGATTGTTTTGGTGGAACTGGTGCTTCAGATGGTTATGATTATGCAGCAATAGACGAGTTTGATATAACCCGCGCTCCTTCTGAAGTAGATATGCTTAATACTAATTGGATTGCTTATTATAAAGCGATTTATCGTTGTAATGTTTTCTTGATGAAAATGGATCAAATTGATTGGAAAGGGGATACAGCTTTAAGAAATACTTACGAGTCTGAAACTAAGTTTATAAGAGCCTATATTTATTTTGAAATGGTACGTTTATGGGGTTATGTGCCTTTACTAACAGTACCTTCTGCTCAAAATATTCCACAAGCTGATCCAGATGAGGTCTATAAAGTTATTGCAGAAGATTTAGTATTTGCTTCAAATAATTTGCCTTCGACAGGATACAGTGCTACAGTTAATGGACATGCTACTAAGTGGGCTGCAAAATCTTTATTAGGACGTGTTTATTTGTATTATACTGGATATTATGGGAAAAATGATTTAGTTGGTGTGGTAACTAAAGCTCAAGCTCTAGGGCATTTAGAAGATGTTATTACCTCTAGTGGTCATGGTCTAGTTGATGATTTTTCTACTTTATGGCCAGCAGCTTCAGTTGCTAATTATGCTGGAGAAAGTAATAAAGAAAATGTGTTTTCTATAAAATATACATACACTAGTGATTATAACGGAAATATTGATGGTAATGCTTGGATGATAATGTTTGGAATGAGAGAGTTTTCTTCTTATCCTTATGCTCATGGTTGGGGAGTAACCGTAAATTCAAAATTATGGAATGCTTACGATGTTAATGATACAAGAAGAGTTGCAACTGTAATTGGTGTAGCTGAAGAAAATATTCCATTTGACAAATTAAACAGTCAAAGAGAATATACTGGGTATTATAACAAAAAATATTCTCCAATGATTGATGAGAATGGAATAGAACTTCCTATTAAAATGGGTAGTGCATTTTGGGATATCAGCCAATTTCAAGATTATACTGTAATTAGATATGCAGATGTTTTGTTAATGGCTGCCGAATTAGGAAGTGGGAATGCTCAAGCCTATTTTGATGAAGTTAGACAAAGAGCCTATAAAGCTAGTTTTACAACTTTACCAGTAACTCAAGATAATATAATGAAAGAAAGACAGTTAGAATTTGCTCTTGAGGGTGTTAGATATTGGGATTTATTGCGTCAAGGGATTGGTATAGCTTCTTCAACTATTGCAGAAACTACGACCTTATTAAGTGGTGGAGTTGCTGGTACAAAAACTATTACGGCTGCTAAAATCCAAGCTACAAAGGGACTTCAACAAATTCCTAATACTCAAATCACTTTATCTGGTGGAGTTTTAAAGCAAAATGCTGGTTGGTAA
- a CDS encoding TonB-dependent receptor — MKSNYCIKPTMLQFCMVLLLTVFSLQSGFAQEQSRTVSGNVKSTGDGMAIPGATITIQGTQTSTSTDFDGKYKLEAKTGDIMVVSFMGFRTQKITVGPQNTINVSLQTEVADLKEVVVIGYGSMKKKLVTNAVTQVSGEALAKTNTANALQALQGQAAGLQITSTSGQPGEGLNVVIRGVGSTAGSSPLYVVDGILTSDISYLSNSDIENISVLKDAASAAIYGSQASNGVILVTTKKGKRGQAGKITFDQYYGLQSVARKVDLLDATEYATILNEAAVNSGRAPYFSNAQIASLGKGTDWMNQMLVDNAATKNFAFGASGGSDNSVYSTSLSYLGQEGVVGGKDLSNYERYNFRFNSEHKLYKDVVTLGENLSFAYIDKNGIGVGNQYNNSLRSAFQTTPLLPMYDENGNYFDTSNTTSAEPWLNGVANPYATMVYNNQNESNNQKLLGNVYLQIEPIKNLTVKTTLGIDYYAGENHSYSPEYQLSIYAFSRFDKVFQSMNKGKTLTWDNLATYKFNVAENHHFETMLGTSSINYDGTSMATTNADAVYSDLDHAWLDNTTNKDGSKISLNGQKSETKRMSYYGRLNYDYKETYLINATFRMDGSSVFSKENQWGYFPSVSAGWVASNEGFLKDSKAINFLKLRASWGQVGNQNARAFQYLSPIKTNYTNYIFGNVEGANALTPGAYPNRLANPDLKWETSEQIDLGFDAKFLDNALSVTFDAYQKTNKDWIILAPVLATAGADAPYINGGDVVNKGLELSLQYQNKIGEFNYSVSANGAYNENKVGKIPAEGGIIHGLTAELYDNSGEFYRAENGHPLGYFWGYKTGGVFQNQEQIDNYKSANGVVLQPSAAPGDLIKVNTNGDDKIDATDKTEIGKPNPDFTYGFTLSTSYKGFDFTAMANGVAGNQIVQSYRNQSGTYGNYTTAILDRWHGEGTSNTMPRVTEDNKNFTDFTDLYIHDGDFLRISTVTLGYDFAKMKQAKPFFASQFRLYFSVLNLYTFTKYNGMDPEIGFGSSDNDQKFSSGVDVGYYPRPRTFMMGLNVKL, encoded by the coding sequence ATGAAAAGCAATTACTGTATTAAACCAACAATGCTCCAGTTTTGCATGGTGCTGTTGCTTACTGTATTTTCGTTGCAGTCTGGTTTTGCTCAAGAGCAATCTAGAACTGTAAGCGGAAATGTAAAATCGACAGGAGATGGCATGGCAATTCCTGGTGCTACTATTACAATTCAAGGAACACAAACATCAACATCGACTGATTTCGATGGAAAATACAAATTAGAGGCAAAAACGGGAGACATAATGGTAGTAAGTTTTATGGGATTTAGAACCCAAAAGATTACCGTAGGACCCCAAAACACAATTAATGTTTCTTTACAAACCGAAGTAGCAGACCTTAAAGAGGTTGTAGTTATAGGATATGGTTCAATGAAGAAAAAATTGGTAACAAATGCTGTTACTCAGGTTAGTGGAGAAGCTCTTGCAAAGACAAATACTGCAAATGCACTTCAAGCACTTCAAGGACAAGCTGCCGGACTTCAAATTACTTCTACTTCAGGGCAACCAGGAGAAGGTTTGAACGTGGTTATTAGAGGAGTAGGTTCTACTGCGGGTAGTAGCCCTCTTTATGTTGTAGACGGGATACTTACAAGTGATATATCTTATTTAAGTAATTCTGATATTGAAAATATTTCTGTTTTAAAAGATGCTGCTTCTGCTGCTATTTATGGGTCGCAAGCTTCTAATGGGGTTATTTTGGTAACAACAAAGAAAGGGAAGCGCGGTCAAGCAGGGAAAATTACTTTTGATCAATATTATGGTTTACAATCGGTAGCTAGAAAGGTAGATTTATTAGATGCAACAGAGTATGCTACTATTTTAAATGAAGCAGCAGTAAACTCAGGTAGAGCTCCTTATTTTTCTAATGCTCAAATTGCCTCATTAGGAAAAGGAACAGATTGGATGAATCAAATGTTGGTTGACAATGCTGCCACTAAAAATTTCGCATTCGGTGCTTCAGGTGGTTCAGATAATTCCGTTTATTCTACTTCATTGTCTTATTTAGGACAAGAAGGAGTTGTAGGAGGTAAAGATTTATCAAATTATGAGCGTTATAATTTTAGATTCAATTCAGAGCATAAATTATATAAGGATGTTGTTACTTTAGGTGAAAATTTAAGTTTTGCTTATATTGATAAAAATGGTATTGGTGTTGGTAATCAATATAATAACTCTCTAAGAAGTGCTTTTCAAACAACACCATTATTGCCAATGTATGATGAGAATGGTAATTATTTTGATACCTCAAATACTACAAGTGCAGAACCTTGGTTAAATGGTGTTGCAAATCCTTATGCAACAATGGTTTATAACAATCAAAATGAATCTAATAATCAAAAATTATTAGGGAATGTTTATTTGCAAATTGAACCAATAAAGAATCTAACGGTTAAAACTACTTTGGGTATTGACTATTATGCTGGTGAGAATCATTCTTATTCTCCAGAATATCAATTATCTATTTATGCTTTTAGTAGGTTTGATAAAGTTTTTCAAAGCATGAATAAGGGAAAAACCCTTACATGGGACAACTTAGCAACTTATAAGTTTAATGTTGCTGAAAATCATCATTTTGAAACGATGCTGGGTACATCTTCTATTAATTACGATGGAACTTCTATGGCGACTACAAATGCGGACGCAGTTTATAGTGATTTAGATCACGCTTGGTTGGATAATACAACTAATAAAGATGGGTCTAAAATTTCATTGAATGGTCAAAAAAGTGAGACTAAAAGGATGTCTTATTATGGAAGATTAAATTATGATTATAAAGAAACGTATTTGATTAATGCTACCTTTAGAATGGATGGATCTTCTGTTTTTTCTAAGGAAAACCAATGGGGTTATTTTCCTTCAGTATCTGCTGGTTGGGTTGCATCAAATGAAGGATTCTTGAAAGATTCTAAAGCAATTAATTTTCTTAAATTAAGAGCGAGCTGGGGACAAGTTGGAAATCAAAATGCAAGGGCTTTTCAATATTTATCACCAATAAAAACAAATTATACTAATTATATTTTTGGTAATGTTGAAGGTGCAAATGCTCTTACACCTGGAGCTTATCCTAATAGATTAGCAAATCCTGATTTGAAATGGGAAACTTCAGAACAAATTGATTTAGGTTTTGATGCTAAATTTTTAGATAATGCCTTAAGTGTTACTTTTGATGCATACCAAAAAACAAATAAAGATTGGATAATTTTAGCGCCAGTATTGGCTACTGCAGGTGCTGATGCTCCTTATATTAATGGTGGAGATGTAGTTAATAAAGGTTTGGAATTGTCATTACAATACCAAAATAAAATTGGAGAATTTAATTATAGCGTTAGTGCAAATGGTGCTTATAATGAAAACAAAGTGGGTAAAATACCTGCTGAGGGAGGAATTATTCACGGATTGACCGCTGAGCTTTATGATAATTCTGGTGAATTTTATAGAGCAGAAAACGGGCATCCGTTAGGTTATTTTTGGGGATATAAAACTGGAGGTGTTTTTCAAAATCAAGAACAAATTGATAACTATAAATCTGCAAACGGGGTAGTTTTACAACCTAGTGCAGCTCCTGGTGATCTTATTAAGGTAAATACTAATGGAGATGATAAAATTGATGCTACTGATAAAACAGAAATTGGAAAACCAAATCCAGATTTTACATATGGTTTTACTTTATCGACTAGTTATAAAGGTTTTGATTTTACTGCAATGGCAAATGGTGTAGCAGGAAACCAAATTGTACAATCGTATAGAAATCAATCAGGTACTTATGGAAACTATACAACAGCTATATTAGACCGTTGGCATGGTGAGGGTACTTCTAATACAATGCCAAGAGTTACAGAAGACAATAAAAATTTCACAGATTTCACAGATTTGTATATTCATGATGGTGATTTCTTAAGAATCAGTACAGTGACTTTAGGATATGATTTTGCAAAAATGAAACAAGCAAAACCATTTTTTGCAAGCCAATTTAGACTTTACTTTTCAGTATTAAATCTATATACGTTTACAAAGTATAATGGTATGGATCCTGAAATTGGATTCGGGTCTTCAGATAATGATCAAAAATTTTCTTCAGGTGTTGATGTAGGATACTACCCAAGACCAAGAACATTCATGATGGGATTAAATGTTAAACTTTAA
- the xylA gene encoding xylose isomerase encodes MSTTTTQPYFKNIDTIKFEGRESTNPLAFKWYDANRVVAGKTLKEHLRFSMAYWHTLCNKGGDPFGAGTETFEWDKSEDVIQRAKDKMDAAFEFMTKLGIPYYCFHDIDMVDDAPTLEEFEQRVKALVAYAKIKQEESGIKLLWGTSNLFSNPRYMNGASTNPNFDVVAYAAAQAKIAIDATIALGGENYVFWGGREGYMSLLNTDMKRELDHMGRFLTICRDYARKQGFKGTFLIEPKPMEPMKHQYDFDAATTLGFLNKHGLQNDFKLNLEVNHATLAGHSFEHELQVAVDAGMLGSIDANRGDYQNGWDTDQFPVDVFEIAQSMLVILEGGGIQGGGINFDAKVRRNSIDIEDKFIAHIAGMDVFARGLICADHILKNTNYKGLRSERYGSFDAGNGAKFEKGEFSLEDLSVIARANGEPKPISGRQELFEQIISNAY; translated from the coding sequence ATGAGTACAACAACAACACAACCGTATTTTAAAAACATCGATACCATAAAATTTGAAGGTAGAGAAAGTACTAATCCATTAGCTTTCAAATGGTATGATGCCAATCGCGTAGTAGCTGGTAAAACTTTAAAAGAACATTTACGTTTTTCTATGGCTTACTGGCATACGTTATGTAACAAAGGAGGAGATCCTTTTGGAGCTGGAACAGAAACATTTGAGTGGGATAAAAGCGAAGATGTTATTCAGCGTGCCAAAGATAAAATGGATGCCGCTTTTGAGTTTATGACCAAACTAGGTATACCGTATTATTGTTTTCATGACATTGATATGGTAGACGATGCTCCTACTTTGGAGGAGTTTGAACAACGTGTAAAAGCTTTGGTTGCTTACGCAAAAATCAAGCAAGAAGAAAGTGGAATCAAATTGTTATGGGGAACTTCAAACTTATTTAGCAATCCTCGCTATATGAATGGAGCTTCTACAAACCCAAATTTTGATGTAGTAGCTTATGCAGCAGCTCAAGCCAAAATTGCAATTGATGCAACGATTGCTTTAGGTGGTGAGAATTATGTGTTTTGGGGAGGTAGAGAAGGATATATGAGTCTTTTGAATACTGATATGAAAAGAGAACTTGATCACATGGGACGTTTCTTGACTATTTGTAGAGATTATGCTCGCAAACAAGGATTTAAAGGAACTTTCCTTATTGAGCCAAAACCAATGGAGCCTATGAAACATCAATATGATTTTGATGCGGCTACAACTCTAGGATTTCTTAATAAACACGGGCTTCAAAATGATTTCAAATTGAATTTGGAAGTGAATCACGCAACGCTTGCAGGGCACTCTTTCGAACATGAATTACAAGTAGCTGTTGATGCTGGAATGTTAGGAAGTATTGATGCAAATCGTGGTGATTACCAAAACGGTTGGGATACAGATCAATTCCCTGTTGATGTTTTTGAAATTGCACAATCTATGTTGGTTATTTTAGAAGGTGGTGGAATTCAAGGTGGTGGAATAAACTTCGATGCAAAAGTAAGAAGAAACTCAATCGATATAGAAGATAAATTCATTGCACATATTGCTGGAATGGATGTTTTTGCCAGAGGTCTTATCTGTGCAGATCATATTTTAAAGAATACAAATTATAAAGGATTACGTTCTGAACGTTACGGTTCGTTTGACGCTGGAAATGGTGCTAAGTTCGAAAAAGGAGAATTTTCTTTGGAAGATCTAAGTGTTATTGCACGTGCAAACGGAGAGCCTAAACCAATTAGTGGTAGACAAGAATTATTTGAACAAATTATTTCGAATGCGTATTAA
- a CDS encoding FGGY-family carbohydrate kinase, whose translation MFFLGIDLGSSSIKLSVFDADKGTTVASVTVPEFEMDIIAPKFGWAEQDPNKWWEYVKNGIQILGAKQHIDLKKIVGIGIAYQMHGLVLTDENINPVRSSIIWCDSRAASIGNEVYDRMGHESCQQQILGTPGNFTASKLKWVQTNEPEVFQKAVYMMLPGDFIAARLSGKAQISTSGLSEAALWNFSKGTLATEVMEAMELPLNKIPEIVPNFGYQATIHADVASELGLNSDVKITYRGGDQPNNAMSLNVLKPGEIATTAGTSAVVYAVSNQDVYDKENRINTFLHVNNTESQKNNGVMLCINGSGILYQWLRKIMSVDRTNLIAYDSLNAEAAKVAAGSNGLRFYPFGNGVERIFNNKNVNSGIQNLNFNIHQSGHLIRSACEGIVFAMNYGFDVMKSVGASGEIVRAGNANLFLSPVFREIFTNTTQTTLELYNTSGSEGAARGAAYGFGYYASLEEAFEGLKCIERVEPNPMLTSQYQEIYQEWKNNIKIEL comes from the coding sequence ATGTTTTTTTTAGGAATCGATTTAGGGAGTTCGTCTATAAAATTATCGGTATTTGATGCAGATAAGGGAACTACTGTTGCCTCGGTAACTGTCCCTGAATTTGAAATGGATATCATAGCTCCCAAATTTGGATGGGCTGAACAAGATCCAAATAAGTGGTGGGAATACGTAAAAAATGGTATTCAAATTCTTGGTGCAAAACAGCATATAGACTTAAAAAAGATTGTTGGAATCGGGATTGCCTATCAAATGCATGGTTTGGTTTTAACGGATGAAAATATAAATCCTGTTCGTTCCTCTATCATCTGGTGTGATAGTAGAGCGGCAAGTATTGGAAATGAAGTTTATGATAGAATGGGTCATGAATCCTGTCAGCAACAAATTCTTGGAACTCCTGGGAATTTTACAGCTTCCAAATTAAAATGGGTTCAAACTAATGAACCAGAGGTATTTCAAAAAGCGGTTTACATGATGCTTCCTGGCGATTTTATAGCTGCAAGACTATCAGGGAAAGCACAAATAAGTACTTCGGGCTTATCGGAAGCCGCTTTGTGGAATTTCTCAAAAGGAACTTTGGCAACCGAAGTTATGGAGGCTATGGAGCTTCCTCTAAATAAAATCCCTGAAATAGTACCCAACTTTGGATATCAAGCTACAATTCATGCTGATGTAGCATCAGAGTTAGGATTGAATTCAGACGTTAAAATTACATACCGAGGTGGCGATCAACCTAATAACGCTATGTCATTGAATGTATTAAAACCAGGAGAAATTGCTACTACAGCTGGTACTTCGGCCGTAGTATATGCTGTGAGTAATCAGGATGTTTATGACAAAGAAAATCGTATCAATACTTTTTTACACGTCAATAATACTGAAAGTCAAAAAAATAACGGCGTAATGTTATGTATCAATGGTTCTGGAATTTTATACCAATGGTTGCGTAAAATTATGTCTGTAGATAGAACCAATTTAATCGCTTACGATTCTCTTAATGCCGAAGCGGCAAAAGTAGCAGCAGGAAGTAATGGATTGCGTTTTTATCCTTTTGGGAATGGGGTGGAACGTATTTTTAATAATAAAAATGTCAATTCAGGAATTCAAAATCTAAACTTTAATATTCATCAATCTGGTCATCTTATCCGTTCGGCTTGCGAAGGAATTGTGTTTGCTATGAATTATGGTTTTGATGTTATGAAATCGGTGGGAGCATCTGGTGAAATAGTAAGAGCTGGTAATGCAAATCTGTTTTTGAGCCCTGTATTTAGAGAAATATTCACCAATACTACACAAACTACATTAGAATTATATAACACTTCTGGTTCTGAAGGAGCGGCGCGAGGAGCAGCTTATGGTTTTGGTTATTATGCTTCTTTGGAAGAGGCTTTTGAAGGTTTAAAATGTATAGAAAGAGTTGAGCCTAATCCTATGCTGACTTCCCAGTATCAGGAAATATACCAAGAATGGAAAAATAATATTAAAATAGAATTATAA
- a CDS encoding NUDIX domain-containing protein, whose protein sequence is MGEKNNEQDLIQMTEQSSMNAVSIDCVIFGFDNGILEVLLVEHGEGISKGKWGLPGGWIKKRESTDNAAHRLLAELTGMDHIYLEQLKAFGEPDRFPTRRVITIGYYALVKREDYDIKAGFTASDAKWYRINEIPKLIYDHNEILDYSIKNLRNRVRQAPLGFNLLPEKFTLLQLMHLYEEILGIEMDKSNFRRKILHMKLLVALDEKQKDVSHRAAQLYKFDPAIYEKLTQKGFNFEF, encoded by the coding sequence ATGGGAGAAAAAAATAACGAACAGGATTTGATACAAATGACAGAGCAATCATCCATGAATGCCGTTTCAATTGACTGTGTTATATTTGGGTTTGACAACGGAATTCTAGAAGTCCTTTTGGTAGAACATGGCGAAGGTATTAGTAAAGGAAAATGGGGCTTACCTGGGGGCTGGATAAAAAAAAGAGAAAGCACCGATAATGCAGCTCATCGATTACTAGCTGAACTTACAGGAATGGATCATATTTACCTTGAACAGCTAAAAGCCTTTGGAGAACCAGATCGTTTCCCTACAAGAAGGGTTATTACTATAGGTTATTACGCTTTGGTAAAAAGAGAAGATTACGACATTAAAGCTGGTTTTACAGCTTCGGATGCAAAATGGTATAGAATTAATGAGATTCCAAAATTAATATATGACCATAATGAAATTCTTGACTATAGTATAAAAAATCTTCGCAATAGAGTACGCCAAGCTCCATTAGGTTTTAATTTACTACCAGAAAAATTTACTTTACTACAACTCATGCATTTATATGAAGAAATTCTAGGAATTGAGATGGATAAATCTAATTTCCGTAGAAAAATTCTACACATGAAATTGTTAGTTGCATTAGATGAAAAGCAAAAAGATGTTTCGCATCGTGCAGCGCAATTATATAAATTTGACCCAGCAATTTATGAGAAGCTGACCCAAAAAGGATTTAATTTTGAGTTTTAA
- a CDS encoding NUDIX domain-containing protein — protein sequence MIIEVATENKKIAVDGITIDCVIFGFNKESLEVLLVQHAEGESIGKWGLLGGWLQKEESSDDAAQRILYELTSMDNIYLEQLKAFTNPKRVVERRVVTIGYYTLINREDYNIKASLTVREAKWHKINDIPDLIFDHNEILEFSLVHLQNRVRQAPIGFNLLPEKFTLLQLMHLYEEILGIELEKSNFRRKILHMKLLVGLDEKQQDVSHRAAKLYKFDSEIYKKLTQKGFNFEF from the coding sequence TTGATAATCGAAGTAGCCACAGAAAACAAGAAAATAGCAGTCGACGGTATCACAATCGATTGTGTAATATTTGGTTTTAATAAAGAAAGTCTAGAAGTTCTTTTAGTTCAGCATGCCGAAGGTGAAAGTATTGGGAAATGGGGACTACTTGGTGGATGGTTACAAAAAGAAGAAAGTTCAGATGATGCTGCTCAACGAATATTGTACGAGCTAACTAGTATGGATAATATCTATTTAGAACAATTGAAGGCTTTTACTAACCCAAAACGTGTAGTCGAAAGAAGAGTAGTTACCATCGGTTACTACACTTTAATAAATAGAGAAGATTATAACATAAAAGCCAGCTTAACAGTAAGAGAAGCAAAATGGCACAAAATTAATGACATTCCTGATTTAATATTTGATCATAACGAAATTTTAGAATTTAGTTTAGTACACTTACAAAATAGGGTTCGTCAAGCTCCTATAGGCTTTAATTTGCTACCCGAAAAATTTACTTTATTACAACTCATGCATCTCTATGAAGAAATATTAGGCATTGAATTAGAAAAATCAAATTTTCGTCGAAAAATTCTACACATGAAATTATTAGTTGGATTGGATGAAAAACAACAAGATGTTTCACATAGAGCAGCAAAATTATATAAATTCGACTCAGAAATTTATAAAAAGCTAACCCAAAAAGGCTTCAACTTTGAGTTTTAG